In Lujinxingia vulgaris, the following are encoded in one genomic region:
- a CDS encoding M66 family metalloprotease, with the protein MTAPSPSLARSASTFARAKIGALVLALLLAGCGQDVAPVSEDLRDRPDLPDASGDAGDARDADRPDTPGSPDSDEVSDIGEDPMDGGDSQLPDAGEPDTDEPDAEVLEDADADPVDVGEDPDPAELSLQIDRVEIFQTIAKTPWLDGAANFDPTPIIAGRDTLLRASVDVPTGWSVSSVRAELIVVGAGGAQTLLEDTRVVSADSLPGDRSSAFEFELPGGEIEVGGQLRLRLIEDAPNGELLARWPTDGSAWPTGATAESGELHLVLVPMRFDTDGSGRLPDTSPGQLALIESALRALYPLHSLRLEVREPYSWSGSVRWGNFTQALRDLKIADGEDEAYYYGLIQPAETFEAYCGGSCTTGQSYTVSSATAYTYRVGAGLGYAGERWVGTLIHELGHMHGRGHAPCGVSWWSDDNNYPHAGGDVGVWGWDRRSDALIAPDDAADFMGYCSPSWISDYTYRGLFDRMSAVREAASNQRALPPGVYTPLSWSRSEEAALGAPRFEANPTTGEVAQVRFLNEAGEVVGSMPAPLVRFSHEDRFEVLLTRFPEDARRVQVEVEGQVREVELR; encoded by the coding sequence ATGACTGCGCCCTCCCCCTCCCTCGCCCGGTCCGCATCAACCTTCGCCCGGGCTAAGATCGGCGCGCTGGTGCTCGCACTTTTGCTCGCCGGCTGCGGCCAGGACGTCGCCCCGGTCTCCGAGGATCTTCGTGATCGGCCGGACCTTCCTGACGCCTCCGGCGATGCGGGGGATGCACGCGACGCCGATCGTCCCGATACCCCCGGCTCGCCAGACAGCGACGAGGTCTCGGACATCGGCGAAGATCCGATGGATGGCGGCGATAGCCAGCTTCCGGATGCCGGCGAGCCGGACACGGACGAGCCCGACGCGGAGGTTTTGGAAGATGCCGACGCTGACCCGGTGGATGTTGGCGAAGATCCCGATCCGGCGGAGCTCTCGCTGCAGATCGATCGGGTGGAGATCTTTCAGACCATCGCCAAAACCCCCTGGCTCGACGGGGCGGCGAACTTCGATCCGACGCCGATCATCGCTGGTCGCGACACGCTTTTGCGCGCCTCGGTCGATGTGCCGACCGGCTGGAGTGTTAGCTCGGTGCGCGCCGAGCTGATCGTGGTCGGGGCCGGCGGCGCGCAGACTCTTTTGGAAGATACGCGCGTGGTCAGCGCCGATTCGCTGCCCGGCGATCGAAGCTCGGCCTTTGAGTTCGAACTTCCCGGCGGTGAGATCGAGGTGGGCGGGCAGCTGCGCCTGCGACTTATCGAGGATGCCCCGAATGGCGAGCTCCTGGCGCGCTGGCCGACCGACGGATCGGCCTGGCCGACCGGGGCCACCGCCGAGAGCGGAGAGCTGCACCTGGTGCTCGTCCCCATGCGTTTTGATACCGACGGCTCCGGCCGTCTCCCCGACACCTCGCCAGGCCAGCTCGCGCTGATCGAGAGCGCGCTGCGCGCGCTCTACCCCTTGCACAGCCTGCGCCTGGAAGTGCGCGAGCCCTACAGCTGGAGCGGGTCTGTGCGCTGGGGGAACTTCACCCAGGCCCTGCGCGACTTAAAGATCGCCGACGGTGAGGATGAGGCCTACTACTACGGCCTGATTCAGCCGGCGGAGACCTTTGAGGCCTACTGCGGCGGCTCCTGTACCACCGGGCAAAGTTATACGGTGAGCAGTGCCACGGCCTACACCTACCGGGTGGGCGCGGGGCTGGGGTACGCGGGAGAGCGCTGGGTGGGCACGTTGATCCACGAGCTGGGGCATATGCACGGGCGCGGGCACGCGCCCTGCGGGGTGAGCTGGTGGAGCGATGATAACAACTACCCCCACGCCGGCGGCGATGTGGGCGTGTGGGGCTGGGACAGGCGCAGCGATGCGCTCATTGCCCCCGATGATGCGGCCGATTTTATGGGCTACTGCTCCCCTTCGTGGATCTCCGACTACACCTACCGCGGGCTTTTCGATCGCATGAGCGCGGTGCGCGAAGCCGCCTCAAACCAACGCGCGCTTCCGCCCGGGGTCTATACGCCGCTGAGCTGGAGTCGCAGCGAGGAAGCTGCGCTCGGAGCGCCGCGCTTTGAGGCCAACCCCACCACCGGCGAAGTCGCGCAGGTGCGTTTTCTCAATGAGGCTGGCGAGGTGGTGGGGAGCATGCCCGCGCCCCTGGTGCGCTTCTCCCACGAAGATCGTTTTGAGGTGCTGCTGACCAGGTTCCCCGAAGATGCCCGCCGCGTGCAGGTGGAGGTCGAGGGGCAGGTGCGGGAGGTGGAGCTTCGCTGA
- a CDS encoding Ig-like domain-containing protein — MKWIRGWTGAVGMAALMAMPSVAAADDILFFGNQVEFRNDLEVVLTAQGHTVTNVATLPADLQGFDSIWSFYATQALPANERNALQAFVERGGGVYVTGERPCCEVNNDSVQALVNALTNDGVQVGDLGDIAAPYVFEPAAIGGITTTPNVLTTVQMNAAGGMSGVPAENVIIRGEGGTPVGAAWTSSDMVGGRGRMVVAMDINWMQSSEAATFSENIQTFLCNDVNGNGVCAANEGSIVSFDDAFEVDEDQTLSQAAPGVLDNDDHLDGEPLNAVLVDDVANGQLTLNADGSFTYSPDANFFGTDTFTYVATDGTEDSQPATVTITVNPINDAPVAVEDAYEVDEDQTSSVTAEDGVLANDSDIEDDMLGALLIDDVQNGELTLNANGSFIYTPDANFAGTDTFTYVAFDADEQSNEVMVTLTVNPVNDAPVAVDDARTVFEDSPLEIVAPGVLANDIDADNDALSAVLGDAPANGDVVLNADGSFTYTPDANFFGTDTFTYVANDGALDSAPATVTITVTAVNDAPFFVEPTPEDASEFDVVEGDLLELQLAGEDVDSAPLTYGAEDLPAGALLDETTGELMWSPTWDEAGSYEVVISVTDGELSDERTITLVSTFLDEDDDGLPDTWEVSVDLDPTTADSDGDGISDGDEVGDDLENPIDTDEDEVIDALDEDSDGDGVPDADEAGDDDLATPAIDTDNDGTPDFRSPDSDGDGVEDGDDNCRLVENADQIDTDGDGVGDACSGDNDGDGVEDEIDNCPLIANDDQADLDEDDIGDVCDGDIDGDEVENDDDNCPLIENTDQSDIDGDGIGDACDEDIDGDDLTNEEEDDLGTDPENPDSDEDGYEDGEEVEQETDPNDPYNFPGSWESLSGGGCSSTGSTPGSMLWVLAALGALGVRRRRVEKGC, encoded by the coding sequence ATGAAGTGGATTCGAGGTTGGACAGGAGCCGTCGGGATGGCGGCGTTGATGGCGATGCCTTCGGTGGCTGCGGCTGACGATATCCTGTTTTTCGGAAATCAGGTTGAATTTAGAAACGACCTCGAGGTGGTTCTCACCGCGCAGGGCCATACGGTGACCAACGTCGCGACCTTGCCTGCAGACTTGCAAGGGTTCGATTCGATCTGGTCCTTCTACGCGACTCAGGCGCTTCCAGCGAACGAGCGCAACGCACTTCAGGCTTTCGTGGAGCGGGGCGGAGGCGTTTACGTCACAGGAGAGCGACCCTGCTGTGAGGTAAACAATGATTCGGTTCAGGCGCTGGTCAACGCACTCACCAACGACGGAGTCCAGGTGGGTGACTTAGGCGACATTGCCGCGCCTTATGTCTTTGAGCCAGCCGCGATTGGGGGAATCACCACCACTCCGAATGTTCTGACGACTGTGCAGATGAATGCCGCCGGCGGAATGAGCGGGGTTCCTGCGGAAAACGTCATCATCCGAGGCGAAGGAGGCACGCCCGTAGGCGCGGCCTGGACATCCTCCGACATGGTGGGGGGCCGGGGTCGGATGGTCGTGGCGATGGACATTAACTGGATGCAATCGAGTGAGGCGGCGACCTTTTCGGAGAATATTCAGACCTTTTTGTGCAACGACGTCAACGGCAACGGAGTTTGCGCCGCGAACGAAGGTTCGATCGTAAGTTTCGACGACGCCTTTGAGGTGGACGAAGATCAGACCCTCTCGCAGGCGGCGCCGGGGGTGTTGGATAACGATGATCATCTCGATGGTGAGCCTTTGAACGCAGTGCTCGTCGACGACGTGGCAAACGGTCAGCTCACCCTCAACGCCGATGGATCCTTTACCTACTCGCCAGACGCCAACTTCTTCGGCACGGACACCTTCACCTACGTCGCGACCGACGGCACGGAGGATTCGCAGCCGGCGACGGTCACGATCACCGTCAACCCGATCAACGACGCGCCGGTGGCCGTGGAAGATGCCTACGAGGTCGATGAGGATCAGACGTCGAGCGTCACCGCCGAAGACGGCGTTCTGGCCAACGACAGCGATATCGAAGACGACATGCTCGGCGCACTTTTGATCGACGATGTTCAAAACGGCGAGCTTACGCTCAACGCCAACGGGTCGTTTATCTACACGCCGGACGCGAACTTCGCGGGCACCGACACCTTCACCTATGTGGCTTTTGATGCCGACGAGCAGTCCAATGAGGTGATGGTCACGCTGACGGTCAACCCGGTCAACGACGCGCCGGTGGCCGTCGATGATGCGCGCACCGTCTTTGAAGATTCGCCGCTGGAGATCGTGGCGCCCGGCGTTCTGGCCAACGACATCGACGCGGACAACGACGCGCTCAGCGCGGTGCTCGGCGACGCGCCTGCCAATGGCGATGTGGTGCTCAACGCCGACGGCAGCTTCACCTACACGCCGGATGCGAACTTCTTCGGCACCGACACCTTCACCTATGTGGCCAACGACGGCGCGCTGGACTCGGCGCCGGCGACGGTGACGATCACAGTGACGGCGGTCAATGATGCGCCCTTCTTTGTGGAGCCCACGCCCGAAGATGCCTCCGAGTTTGACGTGGTCGAGGGCGATCTTCTGGAACTTCAACTCGCCGGCGAAGATGTGGACAGCGCGCCGCTGACCTACGGCGCCGAAGATCTTCCCGCGGGCGCGCTGCTCGATGAGACCACCGGCGAGCTGATGTGGTCACCGACCTGGGATGAGGCCGGCAGCTACGAGGTTGTGATCTCGGTGACGGATGGTGAGCTGAGCGACGAGCGCACCATCACGTTGGTCTCGACCTTCCTGGACGAAGACGACGACGGGCTTCCCGACACCTGGGAGGTGTCTGTGGATCTGGACCCGACCACCGCCGACAGCGACGGCGACGGCATCTCGGACGGTGACGAAGTCGGCGACGATCTGGAGAACCCCATCGACACCGATGAGGATGAGGTGATCGACGCGCTCGATGAGGACAGCGACGGCGACGGCGTCCCCGATGCCGATGAAGCCGGCGACGATGACCTGGCGACGCCCGCGATCGATACCGACAACGACGGCACCCCCGACTTCCGCTCCCCGGACAGCGACGGCGACGGCGTGGAAGACGGCGATGATAACTGCCGCCTGGTGGAGAACGCCGACCAGATTGACACCGACGGTGATGGCGTGGGCGACGCCTGCTCGGGCGATAACGACGGCGACGGCGTCGAAGACGAGATCGACAACTGCCCGCTCATCGCCAACGACGACCAGGCCGACCTCGACGAAGACGACATCGGCGACGTGTGCGACGGCGACATCGACGGCGACGAGGTCGAAAACGACGATGATAACTGCCCGCTTATCGAGAACACCGATCAGTCCGACATCGATGGCGACGGCATCGGCGACGCCTGCGATGAAGACATTGACGGCGACGACCTGACCAACGAGGAAGAAGACGATCTGGGCACCGACCCGGAGAATCCCGACAGCGATGAGGACGGCTATGAGGATGGCGAGGAGGTCGAGCAGGAGACCGACCCCAACGATCCTTATAACTTCCCCGGAAGCTGGGAGTCGCTCTCGGGCGGGGGATGCTCCTCGACGGGGTCGACGCCGGGCAGCATGCTCTGGGTTCTGGCGGCGTTGGGCGCGCTGGGTGTGCGTCGCCGCCGCGTTGAGAAGGGCTGCTAA